CGGGTGGACCGACCTCTCCGCCCAGGACGGTGCCGCGATCGACGGCAACCTGGTGCCGAGCCACACCCAGCAGAACGAGCTGCGCCGCGCCTGGGACTTCTTCACCGCCACGCACAGCACGGACAACCGCTCCCTGGGCATGCGCGGCTCCCTGTCCGAGCAGTACCTGCGCCGGATCGTGGTGATGCGGCTGTACCGGACCTATCCGGCCGACCGGGAGGGCGTCATCCAGCGCGTGCAGATCCGTTCCAGCACCACCAATGTGCAGCCGCCCGAGTGGAGCCGTGAGCGTGTGCCCGACAAGCCCGTCTACCGCGTGCTGCCCTGGTGGACCGTGACGGCCGGCGAGGCAGCGGGAGGTGTGCGGTGAACAGGTTCTCCCTGATCCTCTCGCGCGGCATCGCCCGGGCCACCGGCGCGGCTCTCGGGCCGTATCAGAGCGCCGTGATCCGCATCGGTTTCGCCGGGACCTGGCTGCTGTTCCTGCTGCGAGAGTTCCCCCACCGCCAGGAGCTGTACGGCCCGGCCGGACCGTGGGGCTGGAACCTCGCCAAGGAGCTGACCGCCGACAACCACGCCTTCACGGCTCTGCTGTGGTCCGACGGGCAGACGTGGTTCGAGTGCTTCTACCTGCTGGCGATCGCCGCCGGCGCGGCGCTGCTGCTCGGCTGGCGCACCCGGACCGCGTCCGTGCTGTTCATGCTGGGGGTGCTGTCGCTGCAGAACCGCAGCGTCTTCGTGGGCGACGGCGGCGACAACGTGCTGCACCTGATGTCCTTCTACCTCGTGTTCACGCGGTGCGGACAGGTGTGGTCCCTGGACGCGCGGCGGGCGGCGCGCGCCGAGGCGGCACGCGCGCGTGGGGAGCGGGTTTCCGCCGACCGGGTGGGACCTGCCCTGTGGGCGGTGTTCGGCCTTGCCCTCGCCATAGCCACGTTCACCGGCCGGTTCGACAACGGCTGGCTGGTCCCCGCGCTGCTGTGGGCCACCCTGGTGGCGCTCGGCCTGTGGTGGGCCGTCGGCCGCTGGGCGAAGTCGCCGGAGCCGCGGATCCTGCTGGACGTCATCACCAACATCCTCCACAACGGTGCCCTGCTGGTGATCATGGCGGAGGCCTGTCTGATCTATGCGACGGCCGGCTGGTACAAGATCCAGGGCTCGCGCTGGCAGGACGGCACCGCCGTCTACTACCCGCTCCACCTGGACTACTTCTCGCCCTGGCCCGGTCTCGCGGATCTGATGTCCGCCAGCGGCACGATCATGACGATCGTGGCCTACGGGACGGTCGCGGTGCAGGTCGCCTTCCCGTTCACCCTGTTCAACCGGCGGGTCAAGAACGTCCTGCTGGTGCTGCTGATGATCGAGCACTCGGTGATCGCGGTCGTGCTGGGGCTGCCGTTCTTCTCGCTGGCGATGATCACCGCGGACGCGGTCTTCCTGCCGACGTCGTTCCTGCGCCGGCTGGGCGCGCTGGTGGCACGCGCGCGTGAACGGATGGTCCGGCGCGGCGACCCTGCGGACCCTGAGGTGCCCGCGCCGCGCTTGCCGGAGGAGAGCCCGCAGGGGGCCGCGTAGGGTGCACGGCATGACCGACCCGCTGACCCACTGGCGCGCGCACGCCGAGGGCGCCGTGCTGCTCGACGGCTTCCACGCCCTCAAGCACGCGCTGCGCTTCGGGGCCGAGGTCCCGGTCGCGGTCACCACCGACCGGGGCGCCGCGCTCGCTCTCGCCGAGGAACTGGCCGGGGACGTACGGGACGCGCTGGACGCGCTGCTCACGCAGGTGTCCGCGGAGACGTACGCCTCGCTCGTGCCGCGGCCGCACCCGACCGGGGTGGCCGCGCTCGCCGTACGGCCCTCGCGCGCGGCCAACCTGCGTACGCTCGCCCGTACCCCACGCAGCGCGCCCGTGGTGGTCCTGGACAACCCCCGCAATCTGGGCAACGCCGGTGCCGTGATCCGGCTGGCCGCCGGCTTCGGGGCGACCGGCGTGGTCACCACGGGCACGCTCGACCCCTGGCATCCCACGGTGGTGCGCGGCGGCGCCGGCCTGCACTTCGCGACAGCCGTGGAACGCCTCGGCGTCGACGAGCTGCCCGCCGGGCCGCTGTTCGCCCTCGACCCGGAGGGCGAGGACATCCGTGGCACCAAGCTGCCCGACGACGCCGTGCTGGCGTTCGGCTCGGAGCGCAGCGGGCTGTCGCCCGAGCTGCGCGCGCGTGCCGACCATCTGCTGGCCCTGCCGATGCGCCCCCAGGTCTCCAGCTACAACCTCGCCACCAGCGTGGCGATGACGCTGTACCACTGGAGTGCCACCGGGGGCGCACCCTCCTGAGCAGTCGCTACGCCTGCCGGCGGACCTCCACCACCCTGAAGCGGTTGGCCACGAACGCGCCGTCGGTGAGGGCCGCGTTCGCCGCCGGGTTGCCGCCCGAGCCGTGGAAGTCGGAGAAGGCGGCGGTCTGGTTCACATACACCCCGCCGGTCAGGTTGAGCGACAGCTGGGCCGCCTCCTCCAGGCACACCTCCTCGATCGCCTGCTCGACCTCGGGGTCGATCGTGTAGGCGCCGACCGTCATCGCGCCCTTCTCACGGACCGTGCGGCGCAGCAGCTCCACCGCGTCGGTGGCCGAGTCGACGGCGACGGCGAAGGAGACGGGGCCGAAGCACTCGCTCATGTAGGCGGCCTGGTCGTCCGGCTTGGCGCCGTCCAGCTTGACGATGACCGGGGTGCGCACGACCGCGCCCGGGAACTCGGGGTTGCTGATCTCCCTTGAGGCGAGGGCGACTTCGCCGAGTCCGGCGGCGGCCTCCAGGCGGGCCTTGACGTCCGGGTTGACGATCGCACCGAGCAGGGCGTTCGCGCGCGCGTCGTCGCCGAGGAGACCGTCGACCGCGCGGGCGAGGTCGGCGGCGACCTCGTCGAAGGTCTTGGGGCCTTCGTCGGTACGGATGCCGTCCCGCGGGATGAGCAGGTTCTGTGGGGTGGTGCACATCTGGCCGCTGTACAGGGACAGCGAGAACGCCAGGTTCGACAGCATGCCCTTGTAGCTGTCCGTGGAGTGCACGATCACCGTGTTGACGCCGGCCTTCTCCGTGTAGACCTGCGCCTGGCGGGCGCTGGCCTCCAGCCAGTCGCCGAAGGCCGTCGACCCGGTGTAGTCGATGATCCGGATCTCGGGGCGGGTCGCGAGGGTCTTGGCGATGCCCTCGCCGGGTCGCTCGGCGGCCAGCGCCACCAGGTTCGGGTCGAAGCCCGTCTCGGCGAGCACCTGGCGCGCGATCTGCACGGTGAGGGCGAGGGGCAGCACCGCGCGCGGGTGCGGCTTGACCAGGACCGCGTTGCCGGTCGCCAGCGAGGCGAACAGGCCCGGGTAGCCGTTCCAGGTCGGGAAGGTGTTGCAGCCGATGACCAGGGCGAGACCGCGCGGGACCGGCGTGAACCGCTTGGTGAGGGCCAGCGGGTCGCGCTTGCCCTGCGGCTTGGTCCACTCGGCCGACTCGGGCGTGCGGATCTGCTCCGCGTACGCGTACGCCACCGCCTCCAGGCCGCGGTCCTGGGCGTGCGGGCCGCCCGCCTGGAACGCCATCATGTACGCCTGCCCACTGGTGTGCATGACCGCGTGCGCGAACTGGTGGGTGCGGTCGCTGATCCGCTTGAGGATCTCCAGGCAGACCATGGCCCGCAGCTCCGCGCCGGCCTCCCGCCAGGCGCGCTGTCCGGCCTTCATCGCGGGCAGCAGCACGTCGATGTCCACGTGCGGGTAGGTCACGCCCAGCTCGATGCCGTACGGGGAGACCTCGTCGCCCACCCAGTCGTCGATGCCGGGCTGGTCCGCGAGGTCGAGGCGGTTGCCCAGCAGCGCGTCGAAGGCGGCCTTGCCCGTCGCCGCGTCCAGGCTGCCGTTCTCGCCGTAGGCCTTCGGGTGCTCGGGATGCGGCGACCAGTACGCGCGCGTGCGGATCGCTTCCAGCGCCTGGTCCAGGGTGGGCCGGTGCTTCGCGATCAGAGCGTGGGCAGTCAGTTCGGCGGCCATGCGGGACCAACTCCTCGTCTGGAGAACTCGTCGTCGAGTTCACAATCTGGGAAGAAAGTGGCGCGGTTTCGGGCGGTCAGAGCTAGAGTAACCGAACGATCGGTCGGGACAAGGGGGTCCGCCGCATCTGTGGAAAACGTCGTGCGGGAGGATCGCGCACATGACAGCACTCGACCTCAGCAGCCCCGTGGCCGTCGTCGGCACCGGCACCATGGGCCAGGGCATCGCCCAGGTCGCGCTGGTCGCTGGCCACCCCGTGCGGCTGTACGACGCCGTCGCCGGGCGCGCCCGGGACGCGGCCGCAGCGATCGGCGCCCGCCTCGACCGGCTCGCGGAAAAGGGCAGGATCACCGGCGCCGACCGGGACGCGGCCCGCGCCCGCCTCGCGCCCGTGGAGAGCCTTGCCGAGCTGGCGGACTGCGGACTGGTCGTCGAGGCCGTCCTGGAGCGGCTGGACGTCAAACAGCAGCTCTTCGGCGAGCTGGAGGAGATCGTCGCCGAGGACTGCCTGCTCGCCACCAACACCTCCTCGCTGTCGGTGACGGCCATCGGCGGAGCCCTGCGCCATCCGGGCCGTTTCGTGGGCCTGCACTTCTTCAATCCGGCGCCGCTGCTGCCCCTGGTCGAGGTCGTCTCCGGGTTCGCCACCGACGTCACGTCGGCCACGCGCGCGTACGAGACCGCCCGCGCCTGGGGCAAGACCCCGGTGGCCTGCGCCGACACCCCGGGTTTCATCGTCAACCGGATCGCCCGGCCGTTCTACGCCGAGGCCTTCGCGGTCTACGAGGCCCAGGCCGCCGACCCGGCCACCATCGACGCGGTCCTGCGCGAGTCCGGCGGCTTCAGGATGGGCGCCTTCGAGCTGACCGACCTCATCGGGCAGGACGTCAACGAATCGGTGACCCACTCCGTGTGGCAGTCCTTCTTCCAGGACGTGCGCTTCACCCCGTCCCTGGCCCAGCGCCGGCTCGTGGAGTCCGGCCGCCTCGGCCGCAAGACCGGGCACGGCTGGTACGACCACACCGAAGGCGCCGAGCGGCCCGAACCGCACACCGCCGACAAGGAGCAGCCGCCCGCCTATGTCGTCGCCGAGGGCGGCCTCGGCCCCGCGGCCGAGCTGCTCACGCTGATCCGCGAGGCGGGCATCCCGGTCCGCGAGGAGGACGAGGACAACGGCACCCGCCTGGTGCTGCCGAGCGGCGGCCAGCTGGTCCTCGCCGACGGGCAGACCTGTGTGGAGTTCCGGGACGTCGTCTGCTTCGACCTCGCCCTGGACTACCGCGCGGCCACCCGCATCGCCCTGTCCGCCTGCCACGACACCGCGCCACGGACCCTCGCCGAGGCCACCGGCCTGTTCCAGGCCCTCGGCAAGGACGTCAGCGTCATCGGGGACGTCCCCGGCATGATCGTCGCGCGCACGGTCGCCCGCGTCATCGACCTCGCCCATGACGCCGTCGCCAAGGGCGTCGCCACCGAGGAGGACATCGACACGGCCATGCGGCTCGGGGTGAACTACCCGCTCGGCCCGTTCGAGTGGGACCGCAGGCTCGGCCGCCAGTTCGCCTTCGACGTCCTGGACGAGATGCACGAGCGCGACCCCTCCGGACGCTACGCGCCCTCCCTCGCGCTCTACCGCCACGCGTACGCCATCGACAAGCGGGAGAGCAGCTCATGACCACGGTCAAGCGCGACACGTACACACCCGAGACACTGCTCTCCGTGGCCGTCCAGGTCTTCAACGAGCGCGGCTACGACGGCACCTCCATGGAGCACCTGTCCAAGGCCGCCGGGATCTCCAAGTCGTCGATCTACCACCACGTCAGCGGCAAGGAGGAGCTGCTGCGCCGGGCCGTCAGCCGTGCCCTGGACGGCCTGTTCGCCATCCTTGACGAGAAGCACGCGTGCGTGGGGCGGTCCGTGGACCGGCTGGAGCACGTGGTGCGGCGCATGGTCGAGGTGCTCATAGGCGAGCTGCCGTACGTGACGCTGCTGCTGCGGGTGCGCGGCAACACCGCGACCGAGCGGTGGGCGCTGGAGCGGCGGCGGGACTTCGACCACCAGGTCGCGGAACTGCTGAAGGCCGCGGCGGCCGACGGGGACGTCCGCGGCGACGTCGAGGTCCGCCTGGCCACCCGGCTGGTCTTCGGCATGATCAACTCGATCGTGGAGTGGTACCGGCCCGACCCGCGGGGCGTCGGCGAACGCGAGGTGGCCGACGCGGTGGTCCAGCTTGTCTTCGCGGGCCTCAAGCAGAGCTGAGGCCAGGCCTCCGGCACACCTCTGATCACGCCCCCGGCACACCTTTCGTCACGCCTCCGGCACGCCTCTCGTCTACGCCTCCGGCTCCAGGTCCTCCTCCTCGAACACCAGCAGCGTGCGGGTGCTGAGCACCTCGGGGATCGCCTGGAGCCGGGTGAGCACCAGCTCGCGCAGCGCCCTGTTGTCGGGCGTGTGCACCAGCAGCAGCACATCGAAATCGCCGCCCACGAGGGCGATGTGGGAGGCGCCGGGCAGCTGCCTGAGCTGCTCGCGGACCGTGCGCCAGGTGTTCTGGACGATCTTCAGGGTGACGTACGCCGACGTGCCGTGCCCCGCCCTCTCGTGGTCCACGCGCGCCCTGAAGCCCCGGATGACGCCGTCCTCGACAAGCCGGTTGATGCGCGCGTAGGCGTTGGCGCGCGAGACATGGACGCGTTCGGCCACGGACCGTATCGAGGCGCGGCCGTCCGACTGGAGAATCTTCAGGATGTCCTGATCGATGGCGTCCAGCGCACGCGGAGGCGGCAGCGGGACGCCGTCCTGCGGTCCGTCGGCCATTTGTTCAGCTGCCATTGCCCCCCGCTCCCTCGCCGTGGACGTCCTGCATTCATTCCAGGCTGTGGAGAACCGTTTGTCCACAGCCTGGAGGGGCCTGTAGCCAAAATGTGCCGACGACCGAACAATCGGTTGGGAGGCGCCTCACAGCCGACGTGCCTCCCGTAGCCGCTCCCACGAGGAGGTGCCGTCATGACGGTCATGGAGCAGCGAGGCGCGTACCGGCCATCCCCGCCGCCCGCCTGGCAGCCCCGCATGGACCCCGCGCCGCTGCTGCCCGACGCCGAGCCCTATCGCGTCCTCGGCACCGAGGCGGCCGCCAAGGCCGACCCGGACCTGCTGCGCCGGCTCTACACCCAGCTGGTGCGTGGCCGCCGCTACAACACGCAGGCCACCGCGCTCACCAAGCAGGGCCGCCTCGCCGTCTACCCGTCCAGCACCGGCCAGGAGGCCTGCGAGGTCGCCGCCGCCCTGGCCCTGGAAGAACGCGACTGGCTCTTCCCCAGCTACCGCGACACCCTCGCCGTCGTCGCCCGGGGCGTCGACCCCGTCGAGGCCCTCACCCTGCTGCGCGGCGACTGGCACAACGGCTACGACCCCCGCACCCACCGCGTGGCCCCCCTCTCCACCCCGCTGGCCACCCAGCTGCCGCACGCCGTCGGCCTCGCGCACGCCGCCCGCCTCAAGGGCGACGACGTGGTCGCGCTCGCCCTGGTCGGAGACGGCGGCACCAGCGAGGGCGACTTCCACGAGGCGCTGAACTTCGCCGCCGTCTGGCAGGCGCCCGTCGTCTTCCTCGTCCAGAACAACGGCTTCGCGATCTCTGTCCCGCTGGCCAAGCAGACCGCCGCGCCCTCCCTGGCCCACAAGGCCGTCGGGTACGGCATGCCGGGCCGGCTGGTCGACGGCAACGACGCGGCGGCCGTGCACGAGGTCCTCGCCGACGCCGTACGCCACGCGCGTGCCGGCGGCGGCCCGACCCTGGTGGAAGCGGTGACCTACCGGATAGACGCCCACACCAACGCCGACGACGCCACCCGCTACCGCGGAGACGCCGAGGTCGAGGCCTGGCGCGCCCACGACCCGATCGAGCTGCTGGAGGCGGAGCTGACCGCGCGAGGGCTGCTCGACCACGCCGCCATCGAGGCCGCCCGGCAGGACGCCGAGGAGATGGCCGCCGATCTGCGCGACCGCATGAACCGCGACCCCGAACTGGACCCCATGGCCCTCTTCGACCACGTCTACGCCGAGACCACCGCTCAACTGCGCGAACAGCGCGCCCTGCTCAGGGCCGAACTGGAAGCCGAGCAGGAGCAGCACGGCGAGCCGGAAGGCGGCGTCCGATGACCACCGTCGCCGTCAAGCCCGCCACCATGGCGCAGGCCCTCACCCGCGCGCTCCGTGACGCGATGGCCGCCGACCCCGCCGTGCACGTCATGGGCGAGGACGTCGGCGCCCTCGGCGGTGTCTTCCGGGTCACCGACGGCCTCACCAAGGAGTTCGGCGAGGACCGCTGCACCGACACCCCGCTCGCCGAGGCCGGCATCCTCGGCACCGCCGTCGGCATGGCCATGTACGGCCTGCGCCCGGTGGTGGAGATGCAGTTCGACGCATTCGCCTACCCGGCGTTCGAGCAGCTGATCAGCCATGTCTCCCGGATGCGCAACCGCACCCGCGGCAGGATGCCCCTGCCGATCACCGTCCGCGTCCCCTACGGCGGCGGCATCGGCGGTGTCGAGCACCACAGCGACTCCTCCGAGGCCTACTACCTGGCCACGCCGGGACTGCACGTCGTCACGCCCGCGACCGTCGCCGACGCCTACGGCCTGCTGCGCCAGGCCATCGCCTCCGACGACCCCGTCGTCTTCCTGGAGCCCAAGCGGCTGTACTGGTCGAAGGACACCTGGAACCCCGAGCATCCGACGGATGTCGAGCCCATCGGGCGTGCGGTCGTACGGCGCCCGGGTCGCAGTGCCACGCTCATCACGTACGGCCCCTCCCTGCCGGTCTGCCTGGAGGCCGCCGAGGCCGCGCAGGCCGAGGGCTGGGACCTGGAAGTCGTCGATCTGCGCTCGCTGGTGCCGTTCGACGACGAGACGGTCTGCGCGGCAGTGCGGCGCACCGGACGCGCGGTCGTCGTCCACGAGTCCACCGGGTTCGGCGGGCCGGGCGGCGAGATCGCGGCCCGGATCACCGAGCGCTGCTTCCACCACCTGGAGGCGCCGGTGCTGCGCGTGGCCGGCTTCGACATCCCCTACCCGCCGCCCATGCTGGAGCGGCACCATCTGCCCGGCGTCGACCGCATCCTGGACGCCGTGGCCCGGCTGCAGTGGGAGGCCGAGGGCTGATGGCACAGGTGCTGGAGTTCAGGCTCCCCGACCTCGGCGAGGGACTCACCGAGGCGGAGATCGTCCGCTGGCTGGTCCAGGTCGGCGATGTCGTCGCCGTCGACCAGCCGGTCGTCGAGGTCGAGACGGCCAAGGCGATGGTCGAGGTGCCCTGCCCCTACGGCGGTGTGGTCACCGCCCGCTTCGGCGAGGAGGGCACCGAACTGCCGGTCGGCGCACCGCTGCTGACCGTCGCGGTGGGACCGGCGGCCCCCACCGGCGAGGCCGAAGGATCGGGCAACGTCCTGGTCGGATACGGCACCTCGGAAGCGCCCTCGCGCCGCCGACGGGTACGGCCGACCCCGATGGTGACCCGCGGCGCGAACGCCGGGACCGGGGGCGACGGCACCCCCGCCGCGAGCGCGCCGTCTGCCGCGAGCGCGTCGTCCGCGGCGCGTCCGGCCGGGCAGCGGGGCGCGGCCGTGGCGTCCGCCGAAGCGGTGCCGCAGCACAACGGGACCCCGGCCTCCTCCGGTGCGGCTCACGCGCCCGTGGCCGCACTCCACGCCGAAGGCCCCGTGCCCGTGATCTCCCCGCTGGTGCGCAGGCTCGCCCGTGAGGGCGGCGTGGACCTGCGGCAGCTGGCGGGCTCCGGCCCGGACGGGCTGATCCTGCGCGCGGACGTCGAGCACGTCCTGCGGGCCGAGGCCGCCCGGAGCAGCCGTACCGCCGAGGCATTCAGCGCGGCGTCCCCCGCCGTCACGCCCTCGCCCGCCCCAGCCTCTTCGGCCGCGCGTGCCTCGGGCATCCGCGTCCCCCTCAAGGGCGTGCGCGGTGCCGTCGCCGACAAGCTCTCCCGCAGCCGCCGGGAGATCCCGGACGCCACCTGCTGGGTCGACGCCGACGCGACCGAACTCATGCGCGCGCGTGCCGCGATGAATGCCGCCGGAGGGCCGAAGATCTCACTCCTCGCGCTGCTCGCCCGCGTCTGCACGGCCGCGCTCGCCCGGTTCCCCGAGCTGAACTCGTACGTCGACGCCGAGGCGCGCGAGGTCGTCCAGCTCGACCACGTCCACCTCGGGTTCGCGGCGCAGACCGAGCGCGGCCTGGTCGTGCCGGTCGTCCGGGACGCCCACGCGCGCGACGCCGAGTCGCTGACCGCCGAGTTCGCCCGGCTCACCGAGGCCGCCCGCACCGGGACGCTGACCCCGGGGGAACTCACCGGCGGGACCTTCACGTTGAACAACTACGGGGTCTTCGGCGTCGACGGTTCCACACCGATCATCAACCACCCCGAGGCCGCCATGCTCGGCGTCGGCCGGATCGTCCCCAAACCGTGGGTGCACGAAGGCGAGCTGGCGGTGCGTCAGGTCGTCCAGCTCTCGCTCACCTTCGACCACCGGGTGTGCGACGGCGGCACGGCCGGCGGCTTCCTGCGGTACGTGGCGGACTGCGTGGAGCAGCCGGCGGTGCTCCTGCGCACGCTGTGACCCACGCGGGGCCCGGAAGGGAGGGCCCCGCGGACGATACAAGCGCAGCCCCTCGGGACATACTCGGGGGATGAGCGACAACGCCCCCGCCGCCCCCGGGACGCCTGTGCCGTACGACGCCGTCGTGCTGGCCGGCGGCGCCGCCCGGCGGCTCGGCGGGGCCGACAAACCCGGTCTGCGGGTCGGAGGCCGGGCGCTCATCGACCGGGTGCTCGCGGCCTGCGCGGGCGCCGGCACCACCGTCGTGGTGGCCGCCCGGCGGCCCACCGCACGGCCGGTGCGCTGGACACGCGAGGAGCCACCCGGCGCCGGACCGGTCGCCGCGCTGGACGCCGGCCTGCGGCTCACCACCGCCGAGCACACCGTCGTCCTCTCCGCCGACCTGCCCTTTCTCCAACCGGCCACATTGCGGCGCCTGTTGACGGTCCTGCGCGAGACCGGAGCCGACGGCGCGCTGCTCACCGACGCCGACGGCCGTGACCAGCCGCTCGTGGCCGCCTACCGCACCGCCGCGCTCCGCCGCGTGCTGGCCGCTCTCGCCGCCGGGCCGGACGGCCTGACCGGACTGCCCCTGCGTCGGCTGACCGGCGCCCTCAGTCTCACCCGCGTCCCGGACCCGCTCGCATCCTTCGACTGCGACACCTGGGACGACCTCGTCAACGCCAGGGCACGCATCAGGGAGCATGGGCACGTGTTGGATGAATGGATCTCCGCAGTAAAGAACGAGCTGGGCATCGACCTGGACGTCGACACCGGCGCGCTGCTCGACCTGGCCCGTGACGCCGCGCACGGCGTGGCTCGGCCCGCCGCCCCGCTGACCACCTTCCTCGTCGGCTATGCCGCGGCGCAGGGTGAGGGAGGCCCCGAGGCGGTCGCCGAGGCCGCCCGCAAGGCGGCCGCGCTCGCGCTGCGCTGGGAGGAAGAGAACAACGGGGGCGGGAAGAACAACGGGGGCGGGAAAGAGAACAGCGGGGGCCCGAGCGCCCCGGACGCCGGATGACCGCCCCCGGAACCCGGGCCGCAGCGCCCGCCGAGGACAGCGACGACCTCGACGTCGAGGAGGCCCTGGCCCTCGTGAGGGAAGCCAAGGACGACCAGCCGGGACAGGTGCCCGCACCCGCGACCGAAGCACACGGCGAGGAGCACCGGGCCATCCCATGGCGCCAGGCCCGTGAGATCGCCGCCCGCGCCGCCCGCGCCCGTGCCCGCCCTGCCCCCGTCACCGTGCCGCTCGGCGACGCCCTCGGCCTCGTCCTGGCCGCCCCTCTCGACGCGCTGACCGACCTGCCCTCCTTCGACACCTCCGCGATGGACGGCTGGGCGGTCGCCGGGCCCGGGCCCTGGGACGTACGGGACGAGGGTGTGCTCGCCGGACACGCGCAGCCGGAGCCGCTCACCGACGGCGAGGCGGTCCGTATCGCCACCGGCGCCCGCATCCCCGCCGACACCACCGCCGTGCTGCGCAGCGAACACGGCCGCACCGACGCACAGGGCCGGCTCCACGCCACCCGGGAACTGGCGCACGGCCAGGACATCCGCCCGCGCGCCCAGGAGTGCCGCGGCGGTGACCAGTTGCTGCCCATCGGCACCGTGGTCACCCCCGCCGTCCTGGGCCTCGCCGCGGCGGCCGGATACGACACCGTCAGCGCCGTATCGCGGCCGCGTGCCGAAGTCCTCGTCCTCGGCGACGAATTGCTGACCGAGGGACTGCCGCACGACGGGCTGATCCGGGACGCGCTCGGCCCCATGCTGCCGCCCTGGCTGCGTGCGCTCGGCGCCGAGGTCGTCGCCGTGCGTCGGATCGGCGACAACGCCGAGGCACTGCACCAGGCCGTCACCGGTTCCGAAGCCGACCTCGTCGTCACCACCGGCGGCACCGCGGGCGGACCCGTCGACCATGTGCATCCCATCCTGGAACGCATCGGCGCCGAGCTCCTCGTCGACGGCGTCAAGGTGCGCCCCGGCCACCCCATGCTGCTGGCCCGTACCAAGGACGCCCAGCACCTCGTCGGCCTGCCCGGCAACCCCCTCGCCGCCGTCTCCGGCCTGCTCACGCTCGCCGAGCCGCTGCTGCGCACCCTGGCCGCCCATCCGGCCCCCGAGCCGTACACGCTGTCGCTCAAGGAGGCGATCCAGGGG
The genomic region above belongs to Streptomyces sp. CG1 and contains:
- a CDS encoding HTTM domain-containing protein, with the translated sequence MNRFSLILSRGIARATGAALGPYQSAVIRIGFAGTWLLFLLREFPHRQELYGPAGPWGWNLAKELTADNHAFTALLWSDGQTWFECFYLLAIAAGAALLLGWRTRTASVLFMLGVLSLQNRSVFVGDGGDNVLHLMSFYLVFTRCGQVWSLDARRAARAEAARARGERVSADRVGPALWAVFGLALAIATFTGRFDNGWLVPALLWATLVALGLWWAVGRWAKSPEPRILLDVITNILHNGALLVIMAEACLIYATAGWYKIQGSRWQDGTAVYYPLHLDYFSPWPGLADLMSASGTIMTIVAYGTVAVQVAFPFTLFNRRVKNVLLVLLMIEHSVIAVVLGLPFFSLAMITADAVFLPTSFLRRLGALVARARERMVRRGDPADPEVPAPRLPEESPQGAA
- a CDS encoding TrmH family RNA methyltransferase; its protein translation is MTDPLTHWRAHAEGAVLLDGFHALKHALRFGAEVPVAVTTDRGAALALAEELAGDVRDALDALLTQVSAETYASLVPRPHPTGVAALAVRPSRAANLRTLARTPRSAPVVVLDNPRNLGNAGAVIRLAAGFGATGVVTTGTLDPWHPTVVRGGAGLHFATAVERLGVDELPAGPLFALDPEGEDIRGTKLPDDAVLAFGSERSGLSPELRARADHLLALPMRPQVSSYNLATSVAMTLYHWSATGGAPS
- the paaN gene encoding phenylacetic acid degradation protein PaaN translates to MAAELTAHALIAKHRPTLDQALEAIRTRAYWSPHPEHPKAYGENGSLDAATGKAAFDALLGNRLDLADQPGIDDWVGDEVSPYGIELGVTYPHVDIDVLLPAMKAGQRAWREAGAELRAMVCLEILKRISDRTHQFAHAVMHTSGQAYMMAFQAGGPHAQDRGLEAVAYAYAEQIRTPESAEWTKPQGKRDPLALTKRFTPVPRGLALVIGCNTFPTWNGYPGLFASLATGNAVLVKPHPRAVLPLALTVQIARQVLAETGFDPNLVALAAERPGEGIAKTLATRPEIRIIDYTGSTAFGDWLEASARQAQVYTEKAGVNTVIVHSTDSYKGMLSNLAFSLSLYSGQMCTTPQNLLIPRDGIRTDEGPKTFDEVAADLARAVDGLLGDDARANALLGAIVNPDVKARLEAAAGLGEVALASREISNPEFPGAVVRTPVIVKLDGAKPDDQAAYMSECFGPVSFAVAVDSATDAVELLRRTVREKGAMTVGAYTIDPEVEQAIEEVCLEEAAQLSLNLTGGVYVNQTAAFSDFHGSGGNPAANAALTDGAFVANRFRVVEVRRQA
- a CDS encoding 3-hydroxyacyl-CoA dehydrogenase, which translates into the protein MTALDLSSPVAVVGTGTMGQGIAQVALVAGHPVRLYDAVAGRARDAAAAIGARLDRLAEKGRITGADRDAARARLAPVESLAELADCGLVVEAVLERLDVKQQLFGELEEIVAEDCLLATNTSSLSVTAIGGALRHPGRFVGLHFFNPAPLLPLVEVVSGFATDVTSATRAYETARAWGKTPVACADTPGFIVNRIARPFYAEAFAVYEAQAADPATIDAVLRESGGFRMGAFELTDLIGQDVNESVTHSVWQSFFQDVRFTPSLAQRRLVESGRLGRKTGHGWYDHTEGAERPEPHTADKEQPPAYVVAEGGLGPAAELLTLIREAGIPVREEDEDNGTRLVLPSGGQLVLADGQTCVEFRDVVCFDLALDYRAATRIALSACHDTAPRTLAEATGLFQALGKDVSVIGDVPGMIVARTVARVIDLAHDAVAKGVATEEDIDTAMRLGVNYPLGPFEWDRRLGRQFAFDVLDEMHERDPSGRYAPSLALYRHAYAIDKRESSS
- a CDS encoding TetR/AcrR family transcriptional regulator, encoding MTTVKRDTYTPETLLSVAVQVFNERGYDGTSMEHLSKAAGISKSSIYHHVSGKEELLRRAVSRALDGLFAILDEKHACVGRSVDRLEHVVRRMVEVLIGELPYVTLLLRVRGNTATERWALERRRDFDHQVAELLKAAAADGDVRGDVEVRLATRLVFGMINSIVEWYRPDPRGVGEREVADAVVQLVFAGLKQS
- a CDS encoding Lrp/AsnC family transcriptional regulator; the protein is MADGPQDGVPLPPPRALDAIDQDILKILQSDGRASIRSVAERVHVSRANAYARINRLVEDGVIRGFRARVDHERAGHGTSAYVTLKIVQNTWRTVREQLRQLPGASHIALVGGDFDVLLLVHTPDNRALRELVLTRLQAIPEVLSTRTLLVFEEEDLEPEA
- the pdhA gene encoding pyruvate dehydrogenase (acetyl-transferring) E1 component subunit alpha, producing the protein MTVMEQRGAYRPSPPPAWQPRMDPAPLLPDAEPYRVLGTEAAAKADPDLLRRLYTQLVRGRRYNTQATALTKQGRLAVYPSSTGQEACEVAAALALEERDWLFPSYRDTLAVVARGVDPVEALTLLRGDWHNGYDPRTHRVAPLSTPLATQLPHAVGLAHAARLKGDDVVALALVGDGGTSEGDFHEALNFAAVWQAPVVFLVQNNGFAISVPLAKQTAAPSLAHKAVGYGMPGRLVDGNDAAAVHEVLADAVRHARAGGGPTLVEAVTYRIDAHTNADDATRYRGDAEVEAWRAHDPIELLEAELTARGLLDHAAIEAARQDAEEMAADLRDRMNRDPELDPMALFDHVYAETTAQLREQRALLRAELEAEQEQHGEPEGGVR